From a region of the Triticum aestivum cultivar Chinese Spring chromosome 7D, IWGSC CS RefSeq v2.1, whole genome shotgun sequence genome:
- the LOC123171135 gene encoding putative receptor-like protein kinase At4g00960, which translates to MATGSNSQEIRPSPELPKQLPFDFLKKITNDFSAERKIGGGPFGNVYKGVVPDDGRLLAVKKLQENAPMPPDKTFNNEVQNIMALKHENVVELVGFCWETQKKLVQFDGRYIQADITESVLCYEYLPNGSLQQNLFVTKTAEAVPSAEPAIDWSTRFKIIKGICQGLLFLHKLDIPIIHMDLKPENILLDENMVPKIADFGLSRVFGQEQTRLYTQTVVGSYGYMAPEYLYRGEISAQSDIYSLGLLILEISIGEQNCKDKNQPSARNFIDKVREEWTLEHIASKYASLDTEGLHQVKICIELGLKCAEIDRRVRPPIEEIVDTLNGLRANEMANEVPHASSVSKKMGFLGGFKKK; encoded by the exons ATGGCCACTGGAAGTAATAGCCAAGAGATTAGGCCGAGCCCCGAGCTACCGAAGCAACTGCCGTTCGACTTTCTGAAGAAGATTACAAACGATTTCTCCGCTGAGCGGAAGATTGGTGGAGGACCATTTGGAAACGTTTATAAG GGAGTTGTGCCAGATGATGGCAGACTGCTTGCGGTGAAGAAACTTCAGGAGAACGCGCCGATGCCGCCTGACAAGACATTCAATAACGAGGTTCAGAACATTATGGCACTCAAACATGAAAACGTAGTCGAGTTGGTTGGATTCTGCTGGGAAACACAGAAGAAACTGGTGCAGTTCGATGGAAGGTATATTCAGGCAGACATCACTGAAAGTGTACTCTGCTATGAGTATTTACCTAATGGGAGCCTTCAACAGAATCTTTTCG TAACAAAAACAGCTGAGGCTGTCCCTTCAGCTGAACCTGCTATCGATTGGTCCACACGCTTCAAGATAATCAAGGGAATTTGCCAGGGTTTACTATTTCTACACAAGTTGGATATTCCCATTATTCATATGGATCTGAAGCCTGAAAATATATTATTGGATGAAAATATGGTTCCAAAGATTGCTGATTTTGGACTCTCGAGGGTCTTTGGCCAAGAACAAACCCGATTGTACACACAAACAGTTGTGGGATCATA TGGGTACATGGCTCCAGAATATCTATACAGAGGTGAAATTTCGGCCCAGTCAGACATATATAGTTTAGGCTTATTGATACTCGAGATCAGTATCGGAGAGCAGAACTGCAAAGACAAAAACCAACCCTCAGCAAGAAACTTTATTGATAAA GTACGCGAAGAGTGGACACTCGAGCACATAGCATCCAAGTATGCATCCTTAGATACAGAAGGCCTCCATCAAGTTAAAATATGCATTGAACTTGGGCTAAAATGTGCTGAGATTGATCGGCGAGTCAGGCCTCCCATAGAAGAAATTGTTGACACGCTCAACGGACTACGTGCAAACGAAATGGCGAATGAG GTCCCTCATGCATCTTCAGTAAGCAAGAAGATGGGTTTTCTAGGTGGTTTCAAGAAGAAATAA